The stretch of DNA tttcataattttatgaagtttaaaactaggcttttgaattaattctttatttagcgttttgtgcggcgataaaatcccggataaatcccaaaactccatattttgatcccaaattttaaacataacatttttaatatttattctacaCTTCCAAGTCATCAGGCCACACCAGTGAactcatggattcaattttcctccttatattttcgaaattgacacataatcgaacacaccgagccatctcccaatttagtcgagccacgcccgagccaccttgagccaaactatatccaacccacctagggaccctactgacccaTCCCAGACCAAATTACCAGCCCCTAACTCGCTCAAACCCACCTGAAACTTGACTCCAAATTCTGGATGTTTTGAGCGTGAGTCTCCTAGCGCCTCTAgaactcctaacccaactaggacactTCAACCTGAGCCACCACCAATCCTACACAACCctcaccatccctggaccacgcccaaaccaaactcaagcctaTCCCAGCCCCTGACCGCGTGCACAAGCCACCTGAAACCAGACAGCAGCCTGCGCACGCTTACTTCCACAATCACTTGCTTCGCTCGAGCCAGCCACAAGCCCAGCCGTTCCAGCCCCTGGCCCAACCCCTGCCCATCTCCTTTGGACCTTGATGGACCTACGCAGCTTGCCCTTAGCCCCGCTGCATCCCTCTCCCGAAGCCCCTGCTGTGCGCCGCGcatgggggagagtcccacttcacgcgaactcttccccagcccctaGCTCGAACCCTAGCCGTCGTAGGACCCAAATCAGACCTAGACCATgacccttaggacccaaccgccagccctggtcgagccccaagCCCCCATGCAACACAACGAGTCACTTGAATCACCCAAGCATACACACACCTTTTAAAAAAACTCAAGGCCCTTCTTATTAGCTTTTGCCCCACGGTTTGCAGCCTAACGCCGTATAAACGTTTTACCATAAaaattatcaaatacctattttattcaagcataaacatttaaaacacacatattatgatttgtatgatgtttgaaaaggtttagaaaacgtgcctttgcgtttataacgctcgaattttCAATCGTCGGCGAGGAAGGGCGAACgggcgacgaagaacacaagctttccTTCTCcttattttttcgaaaattatgtgtGTGCTTGGAGGTGAATTTTGGCTGCTAGGTTTAAGAATTGTGGTGTTTTCAAAGCCTAGGTagcttatttataattttaatttgcatgataaatGTGCTttagttttgggcttgcaacttAAGGATTATTaggcctacttaaattaataaaattgggctcaataacacttaattaattagataataaaattttataaaataagttctctgaaaataataatttttaatcttttaaaactccttgtttgcccaaaatcggcttaacgggaaaaatcgagctggactcgtaaaataattcgaacaataacatttttagaaaaattaaatcatttttttaaatcatattaggaagccttgccattatttaaataaaaatacatgttcttgtcttggtcgtccccgatctccttttccctgcctattTTCGAATATTCGggttaaatctttaatttcatgtaatcatgttaaTTATCAGTTAATCATGTAATCATACATTTATCATATAATaaacatcatgctagcatttaaaatcaattaaataaaacaattaagcaattaaaataattttcatgcatgtggtttacgtaggttgatttttcggacgttacaatccCCCCCTCCCCCCCCCtaaatagaatttcgtcctcgaaattttcctTGACTTGATGATTGCAAAGTTAAGATTCCCTTATTCACCTCAAACTTaacttctaacttaaatccTACTTTTCAATTTGGTcatcaaaatcttgaaaattgcaatTCTAACCCAAAAAATTTCCCAAAGTCGACCCCTAAATCAAGCTCAAGTAGTCTATGCACCTTATTCTTCTAAGTTTTTCAATATCCCAAACCATTACCATATCccaatttaatatttcatgCAAGAAAAGCATCGAAAAAATGTTAAACAGCTAGGTTACCTCGAAATCAGTGTAGTGCCGGCTCTGTCTCATTCTCTGCAGCTTGCATCACATAGACTCTTCCAGTCATGGGTTGTCTAGGCTTTGTGCATTCCACCATCTTGTGCCCCAACTCTCCGCAAttgaagcacttgtaggtgccccacatgcatTTGCCAGAATGTggacgattgcactccttgcacagTGGTCTCTCATCAGCCTTCGGAACATTCCCTCTTGGTGGTTGTCCTTGTGGTTTTGGTGGTTCTGGTTGCTTAGGAGATCCTGTATAAGGCTTATTATTACTATGATTAGCTTGCCGAGCACGGTTCCTCTTTCGCTGCATCTCCCAATCTATGTCATTAAGTGACTGTTCGGCTCTAAAAGCTTTGGCGACGGCAGTAGTGTAGTCAATAGGATCGCTAAGCATCACATCACGTCGGATAGTCGGCTTCAAGCCATCTAGGAAATGTCGTAATTTTTCAGCAGCATCGTtggcaatcaagggcacaaagtgacagcccctatcaaacttctgcacaaaCTCGGCAACAGTCCAATCCCCctgacggagactcataaactccctcttaaGCCTAGAACGAACATCAGAtgtgaagtacttgtcatagaataCCCTCTTGAACTCCTCCCAAGTCAACGTCATCATATTCACTCCTCGTtctgctccctcccaccataaggaagcgtCGCCCTTCAACAGATAAATGGTACATCAAACTCGGTCAGCGTCTGCCATGACCATATAGCGAAAAATCACCTCTAAAGAtcgaatccatccctcagcaacgaatggatcagtagtgccatgAAACTCATCGGGGTGCATCCACCTAAAACGCTCATAAACTGGCTCTGGTCTAACCCTTGCTCCATCCCCTACATGTTGTTCAAAAAAACGGGCCATACCGGCTAGTACATAGGCACTAGCATCCTGACAAAGTGGAGGCTGTGGAATATTCTCCTCCTGTCTAACCTCATCAGTCCTACGTAAAATCcttctaggaggcatctctgtacACGTCGTCcaaccacgtaaccaacatgcatttaaaatttttcatgcagcatgcaactaacatgtatatcatgtatcatataagcatttaaagaattttaagcatataaaatataaagcagaAAAAACTCACATAtatgaggcgtgacttcttgagcttctcggagtgacagtacacaaccctttggggatcattggctctgataccaactgaaacaacctcgaatttttttctaatcttaaatcgtaaattctaaattactaaacaaaataattttgcatattcatgaatcataataaattaacaatttaaatctcaagtgcataaaataaaatcctaactCGACCTTTGAAAAGAtaactaacaataaaaataaagtataaaatatctctaataaaaatcattaacgtaatctttaaatccttaatttaataagctagtgcggaaacataaaggccctcagGTGTGTAAtgctgcactcgatcgactcaatcgtcaccgcctccaaaaataccaatcctgcatcatacaaacctagtgagtttaaagacgcaacacgttctaaacatggataacaaataatacctATATatccacatgcatttaaaaatcatatttttatttaaaatatgtaatagccaagcctggtgaacggtatagtttaagttttcgtatgtttatggattatttggtttagatgttaagagttgtgattatgggtcatagtattgttggttattattattttgtggcattgttgatattagttgatggtagttgtattgtataagcgttgcgattcgattttagttgcataaGAGTTTGTTTTGGCTGAGACCagatcgcacccgcggtaattTGAGCAGCGCCCCGGCGGTCTTTATTGCAGCATTTTTGGTGGATTGCCGaacagacaccgcacccgcggtgtgataGTTACCCCACTCGCGGTGGAGGCACCGTACCCGCGGTAAGTTttttaccgcacccgcggtcgtcagtTTCAGAATTTTGGTTGTATTGCCGTAGGcacaccgcacccacggtgcatgttggagcgcacctgcggtcgatgaatagtgaaagcgtgttttcgagattttaaTGATATAAGGCATagatttatggattaattgttatgggtttatgattattgagatgttgatggtgtatttcatgatttattgttgtaggttgtgtaccaagagatatattctaggttccaagtggttgtaagtggaatttcattccttgtgctcacatgataatatatgtatggtgtttcaatggttttaatatgctattcccttcatttgattcatgttatgtattgatacactttgttgtatattatagaggtattttatgttttaattgtgAAAAagagaatacaagagaaaagagtcttcaaagtgtttgatttaatgccaaagagagagtttaaatgatttattggattgatagatacatagtcagagattgcatgcaattagttgatcaacgaccataggcttatatccctcagagttatcgatttatatcgatggggtataggtacagagacagagatactatatagatatcaatccaacagagaaaagagaaataccatcttattgttatattattatgttattcatgtttcaagaattgatggtatttaatgatttcaaagccatgttttacagagtatgatatatgtatctattgctatgtaagagttccacttgctgagttttatactcatttcagttatttcatgtgatgcagttaagagcgacgagccgggacgttgattgtgggccggagtcatatgcatatagagaaggaaggaagaagttattttgctagcattttgacatgatcacaaaaatgatattttgtattttgttgtatcatttgattgatcatgtatatatttttgattatacattgacatgtatttttaaatccttctttctttttagaaaattttaaattccgctgctattttttttaaaaccggtCGAGGGTGATACATTTAGTGGTAttagagcaccgttcttcggacaaATGCATATAACTTCGTCTAcgttcaacagtccgggtatgtcttcttctacatctattcattgttatctattgatatgtattgtgtgagcacattgtaggagttatgcctcctaagaggaaAGCTGCAGAGGGTGAGaatagttcttcctctagagttgtcgatgagtttggcaagttattgaaagagcaagctaaggtccacagtgagcagatccaacagttactaCGTTTGCAAagtacaggtcaaggtagaggtcaagtcagaggccaagtggcacaagcagttggtactgatgggatctttactgctttcaagaggatggatccgcctgaatttgcaggaagcactgatccattggtggcagtagagtggatcaaggcacttgaggctattTTTTATCATCTCAACTATGCAGACAAAGACAGAGTTGGATGTGCAGTGTACATGTTAGTCaaggctgcacgcatttggcggaatgctaccaaggttagtgtggatGTTCCAGCATTGAAGTGgtcagagttcactgatcttttctatgacaagtacttcccagacgcacttcgagctaggaaggtgactgagttcttggagcttcgtCAAGGAGGTACGAATGTCGACGAGTACATTCTGaaattcgaggagggctgtctgtttgccccgtatattgcttccaatgacaaagacaaaggtgctcatttcattagaggccttagagcataaatcagaagggacattaACATGTCGAAGGttgtgacattcaaagagattgtggctaaggctctgttggccgagcaagatgagaaagacattgctagggagagacaagcgaggcagcaggccattgctcaaagaggccaAGGTTCAAGTCAAAGAGGAAAGGGCAGTTTCaaagggaaaggcaagttagagccgagtcctaaaccaccggcagttccatttgatcccgagaagccattgtgtcccaagtgcagtagacatcatcggggagagtgcagatttggtactcatacttgttatcgatgtggcactgcaggccatattgccaaggattgtctgagaggatcgggtaaagagaaggtgcagggacgCATCTTCACCACgacaaaggaaggtataaaccatgattcttctgtgatctctagcgctattttaatttcaggcagagtagctacgacattgattgatacaggtgctactcattcttttatgtctgaaccatttttgagatctttgggtatagttccttctgttattcccctccagtttaatgttgtattgccttcggggtatgtgttgtgcccgacatctattgtatatgcgtgctctgttcaaattgatgagcgagtggtttatgctgatttgattgttattccgatggttgcgtttgatattatacttggcatggattggctatcaacctatcgtgcagtgattgattgcgttgctaagacggtgaaatttgcagatgatggcaatagggaaggtatgctcgccaatgcaggtacttcgctggtccttccttttatttcatgtcttgaggctaagaagttgttgtttagaggttgtgatgggtttttggctttgattgtggatgtggatataattgtgaaattgaatattgatgatattaatgtggtgagagagttccctgatgtttttgaggatgatgtgccgggtttgccgtcggacagagatgtggagtttgtgattgatctagttccaggtacggttcctatttccaaggctctgtacagaatggccccaacagagatgaaagagttgaagacgcagttgcaagaTCTTttagataaaggtttcattcggccgagttcttcgccttggggagctccggttcttttcgtcaagaagaaagatgggtctttgcggctttgcattgactacagagagatcaacaaagtgactatcaagaataaatatccgttgccatggatagatgatctttttgaccaactgcatggggctacagtgttttcgaagattgatctgcgatctggctattatcagttgaaagttagggagtctgatatccctaagacggcatttcggaccaggtatggtcattatgaatttcttgtgatgtattttggtctgactaatgctccttcagtcttcatggatctgatgaaccgagtgttcaagccgtatttagATAgatttgtcattgttttcatcgatgacatattgatttattccaagaccagagagcttcattcagagcacctcagagttgttcttcagttttTGAGAGAGAagcggttgtatgctaagttgaagaaatgtgagttctggttggagcagatttctttcttaggccatgttgtctcgaaggatggtatagcggttgatccagtgaaaatcgagacgattcagaaatggcctatccctaccactgtatcagaggtacgcagttttcttggtttggcgggttattatcgtcgttttatttcagatttctccaagattgccctgccattgaccaatctgacgaggaagactgtgaagtacgagtggtccaatgaatgccagagtggatttcaagagttgaaagataagttgacgtcaactccggtacttgcattgcccagtggttcagaggattttgttgtttataccgatgcgtcgaagaagggcctcggtgTAGTGCTGATgaaacgtggaaaggttatagcttatgcttctcgccagttgaaggactacgagaaaaattatcctacgcatgatctggaactgacagctgtggttttcgccttgaaaatctggagacattacttatatggcgaaaagtgtgaaattttcacggaccacaagagtttgaagtattttttttcccagaaagaactcaatatgagacagagacggtggttagagcttgtcaaagattatgatgtgacgattagttatcacccagggaaggcaaatgttgtagcagatgctttgagccgtaagtcgagttcttctttgaattctttgattcagaagccattgttgttatatttgcagcgagaagagatagctttggttgttccggggaccattgctcgcttttcagcattggtcattcgggctacattgacggacaggatccgtagagagcaggtcaatgatttacagttgatagagttgagagccagagcagaggagagaggtaatttagagtttggattgaatgg from Primulina tabacum isolate GXHZ01 chromosome 3, ASM2559414v2, whole genome shotgun sequence encodes:
- the LOC142538638 gene encoding uncharacterized protein LOC142538638, whose translation is MPPRRILRRTDEVRQEENIPQPPLCQDASAYVLAGMARFFEQHVGDGARVRPEPVYERFRWMHPDEFHGTTDPFVAEGWIRSLEGDASLWWEGAERGVNMMTLTWEEFKRVFYDKYFTSDVRSRLKREFMSLRQGDWTVAEFVQKFDRGCHFVPLIANDAAEKLRHFLDGLKPTIRRDVMLSDPIDYTTAVAKAFRAEQSLNDIDWEMQRKRNRARQANHSNNKPYTGSPKQPEPPKPQGQPPRGNVPKADERPLCKECNRPHSGKCMWGTYKCFNCGELGHKMVECTKPRQPMTGRVYVMQAAENETEPALH